From a single Lolium rigidum isolate FL_2022 chromosome 7, APGP_CSIRO_Lrig_0.1, whole genome shotgun sequence genomic region:
- the LOC124678091 gene encoding pentatricopeptide repeat-containing protein At5g03800-like, which yields MATSTSSPPPPLPLAPPPPPRSRLSFPLPPPATTTATAAHGTVPRLRLPPRGADPRAAHAVAAKSGAAALSDARLANAVMCGYLRAGRLTDAREVFDRMPTRDAASYSALISGHARLGSPASAAESLFRRMRLAELAPTEYTFVGLLTACIRRANPRFGTQVHALAAKHQYCAGGGSLLLANALLAMYVKCGRLEDALKVFDGMQDRDVSSWNTVLSGLVELGRHQEAFELFADMRRGGVAADRFTLSALLTAAAEGRGLAQGAAVHALSLKSGLELDLSVGNALIGFYAEHGDSVEDVVGVFQRMPEKDVISWTGLLNGYMEFGLVDKAMGVFDRMPEKNFVTYNAVLTGFCRNKEGVRVTFAKKAGLRGLGLFRQMLESGLEMSDVTVTGVLNACAISADRKISEQVHTFVIKCGCGSSPWIDAALIDMCIKCGRSGDARLLFENWCHQESFHVAWNSLLLASFRDGEYEKAFSIFLQMFRSSDIQFIDEFMLTTVLGVCGALGFAELGRQMHSFAAKSGLLRACGVGNSVISMYGKCGELENAANFFEQMPQRDLVSWNALITAHLLHREGDEVLNIWSQMQRLGIKPDSITFLLIISACSYTSSDSADTCMELFRSISSMYNIEPAMEHFAASVYVLGCWGCFDEAEQFIGSMPFKPGALVWRSLLESCSKRSNMTLRRRAMNHLLALEPHDPSTYVLASNLYSESAKWHCSENTRLEMREKGIHKIPARSWTFHDNTVHSFFARDRSHPQSKDIYAGLDVLTIECMKAGYEPDTTFVLHDVEEYQKRHFLMYHSAKLAATYGLLMAGSRQVIRVVKNIRMCGDCHSFLEHASAATGKEISVRDSSGFHIFRGGICSCRE from the coding sequence ATGGCCACTTCCACCtcatcccctcctcctcctctccccctcgcacctccacccccgcccCGCTCGCGCCTCTCCTTCCCTCTCCCTCCgcctgccaccaccaccgccaccgccgcccatgGCACCGTGCCCCGCCTACGCCTCCCGCCCCGCGGGGCCGAcccgcgcgccgcgcacgccgtCGCGGCCAAGTCCGGCGCCGCAGCCCTATCGGACGCGCGCCTCGCCAACGCCGTCATGTGCGGGTACCTCCGCGCGGGCCGCCTCACCGACGCGCGGGAGGTCTTCGACCGGATGCCCACCCGCGACGCCGCCTCCTACAGCGCGCTCATCTCGGGCCACGCGCGGCTGGGGTCCCCCGCCTCCGCGGCCGAGTCCCTCTTCCGCCGCATGCGCCTCGCGGAGCTCGCCCCCACGGAGTACACCTTCGTCGGCCTCCTCACCGCCTGCATCCGCAGGGCCAACCCGCGGTTCGGGACCCAGGTCCACGCGCTCGCCGCCAAGCACCAATACTGCGCCGGCGGAGGCTCGCTCCTCCTCGCCAACGCGCTCCTCGCCATGTACGTCAAGTGCGGCCGCCTAGAGGACGccctgaaggtgttcgacggcatGCAGGACCGCGACGTATCCTCCTGGAACACGGTGCTCTCCGGCCTGGTCGAGCTGGGAAGGCACCAGGAGGCGTTCGAGCTGTTCGCCGACATGCGGAGGGGCGGCGTCGCGGCCGACCGGTTCACTCTGTCCGCGCTCTTGACAGCGGCCGCCGAGGGCCGCGGCCTGGCCCAGGGCGCAGCGGTGCACGCCCTGTCTCTCAAGTCCGGCCTGGAGCTCGACCTGAGCGTCGGCAATGCGCTCATCGGGTTCTACGCCGAGCATGGTGATTCTGTAGAGGATGTGGTCGGCGTGTTTCAGAGGATGCCGGAGAAGGACGTAATCTCGTGGACTGGCTTGCTCAACGGATACATGGAGTTCGGTTTGGTCGACAAGGCTATGGGCGTGTTCGATCGGATGCCCGAGAAGAATTTTGTTACGTACAATGCGGTTCTGACCGGCTTTTGTCGGAACAAGGAAGGCGTTCGTGTCACATTTGCTAAGAAGGCGGGGCTGCGTGGACTGGGGTTGTTTAGGCAGATGCTGGAGAGTGGGTTGGAGATGTCAGATGTCACCGTGACCGGTGTCCTGAATGCTTGTGCTATTTCTGCCGATAGGAAGATCAGCGAGCAGGTTCACACGTTTGTGATCAAGTGTGGCTGTGGTTCAAGCCCTTGGATTGATGCCGCGTTGATAGACATGTGCATCAAGTGTGGCAGGTCTGGAGATGCGCGTCTGTTGTTTGAGAACTGGTGCCACCAGGAGAGCTTTCACGTTGCTTGGAACTCTTTGCTGCTTGCTAGCTTTAGAGATGGGGAGTATGAAAAGGCGTTTTCTATCTTCCTTCAAATGTTCAGAAGCAGTGATATTCAGTTCATTGATGAGTTCATGTTGACTACTGTTCTTGGAGTTTGTGGTGCTTTAGGTTTTGCTGAACTTGGAAGGCAGATGCATTCGTTTGCTGCAAAATCTGGCCTGTTGCGTGCTTGTGGAGTTGGTAATTCAGTCATCAGTATGTATGGCAAGTGCGGAGAATTGGAAAATGCAGCCAATTTCTTTGAGCAAATGCCTCAACGAGACCTTGTGTCTTGGAATGCGCTcatcactgctcatcttctccatCGCGAGGGTGATGAGGTATTGAACATATGGTCTCAAATGCAGAGATTAGGCATCAAACCAGATTCCATTACCTTTCTTCTCATCATATCAGCTTGCAGTTACACCAGCTCAGATTCTGCAGATACATGTATGGAACTGTTTCGTTCTATATCAAGCATGTACAACATTGAACCTGCCATGGAGCACTTTGCAGCATCTGTATATGTCCTTGGCTGTTGGGGTTGTTTTGATGAGGCGGAACAGTTTATAGGCAGTATGCCATTCAAGCCTGGTGCATTAGTTTGGCGATCTTTGCTGGAAAGCTGTAGCAAGCGGTCCAACATGACActgcggaggcgagcaatgaatCATCTACTTGCATTGGAACCACACGACCCATCCACATATGTTCTAGCATCTAATTTGTATTCTGAATCAGCAAAGTGGCATTGTTCAGAGAACACAAGGCTGGAGATGCGTGAAAAGGGTATCCATAAGATTCCAGCAAGGAGCTGGACCTTTCATGACAACACTGTTCACTCATTTTTCGCTCGAGATAGATCGCATCCTCAGTCCAAGGACATCTATGCTGGTCTGGATGTGCTAACCATTGAGTGCATGAAGGCTGGGTATGAACCGGACACCACCTTTGTTCTACATGATGTTGAGGAATACCAAAAGAGGCATTTCCTAATGTACCACAGTGCAAAGCTGGCTGCTACTTATGGCCTTCTAATGGCAGGCTCTAGGCAAGTCATCCGTGTTGTGAAGAACATCCGCATGTGTGGTGACTGCCACTCGTTTCTGGAGCATGCCTCTGCTGCTACTGGGAAGGAGATTTCAGTCAGAGACTCGAGTGGGTTTCATATTTTCAGGGGAGGGATTTGTTCTTGTAGAGAATAG